Proteins from a genomic interval of Clostridium sp. M62/1:
- a CDS encoding formate/nitrite transporter family protein, whose protein sequence is MNFFTPAEIVKNYSAAGRKKTEMPAMKMLILGILSGIFIALGAAATNTAGHSIENVSAMRIVLGVLFPGGLTLVVLLGGELFTGNCLISISVLEKQAKISAMIKNWIVVYIGNLIGSLLIAFACAKFGQFNYSDGGLAVFTMKLAVTKSTLPFANAFVLGIMCNMLVCLAVLASLSAKDTAGKIAGVFFPISFFVICGFEHCVANMYYIPAGIFAATVPEYAAKAAEAGVNLSALTWSGFFIGNLIPVTLGNLAGGLAVGILMWLGHAWEKEKK, encoded by the coding sequence ATGAATTTTTTTACACCGGCAGAGATAGTGAAAAATTACAGTGCAGCTGGAAGAAAAAAGACGGAGATGCCGGCAATGAAAATGCTTATTCTCGGTATTCTCTCAGGTATTTTCATTGCCCTTGGGGCAGCGGCCACCAATACAGCGGGACATTCTATTGAAAATGTCTCAGCCATGCGGATCGTTCTGGGAGTGCTGTTCCCCGGCGGTCTTACGCTGGTTGTCCTTCTGGGGGGAGAACTGTTTACGGGAAACTGCCTGATCTCTATTTCCGTACTGGAAAAACAGGCGAAGATTTCCGCCATGATAAAAAACTGGATTGTAGTCTACATCGGCAACCTGATCGGGAGTCTCCTGATAGCCTTTGCATGCGCAAAGTTCGGCCAGTTTAACTATTCTGACGGAGGGCTGGCTGTATTTACGATGAAGCTGGCTGTCACTAAGAGTACTCTGCCTTTTGCAAATGCATTTGTGCTGGGAATTATGTGCAATATGCTGGTCTGTCTGGCTGTCCTTGCAAGCCTCAGCGCCAAAGATACGGCCGGAAAGATAGCGGGAGTCTTTTTCCCCATCAGTTTCTTTGTCATCTGCGGCTTTGAACACTGTGTGGCAAATATGTATTACATACCGGCCGGAATTTTTGCCGCCACTGTTCCGGAGTACGCGGCAAAGGCAGCGGAGGCAGGAGTGAATCTTTCTGCCCTCACTTGGAGTGGATTTTTCATTGGAAACCTGATTCCCGTCACACTGGGGAACCTGGCCGGAGGCCTGGCAGTGGGAATTCTTATGTGGCTTGGCCATGCATGGGAGAAGGAGAAAAAATAA
- a CDS encoding thioredoxin family protein: MSQSLEAKIPSESSLVNEELKKNLKMIFERLVRPVCLKAVLDPEQPASVEMGSFLKAVAQLSPWIELQLLERGEDSEADGALDTEHLPSTGLFGENGYLGAAFLGVPGGKEINSFVAAILNAAGPEKELDQKLLKKIAKLKKKNVIRVFVSLSCHHCQSVVTAGQTLALLSPNVECTMVDARLYPDLVEKYKLSRVPAILIGEAMYMGEKSLEELLALLR; the protein is encoded by the coding sequence ATGAGTCAGAGTCTGGAAGCGAAAATTCCAAGTGAGAGCAGCCTGGTGAATGAGGAGCTGAAAAAAAACCTTAAGATGATTTTTGAGAGACTGGTGCGCCCGGTCTGCCTGAAGGCGGTACTCGATCCGGAACAGCCGGCCAGCGTGGAGATGGGATCCTTTTTGAAGGCAGTGGCGCAGCTGAGCCCCTGGATAGAACTGCAGCTGCTGGAACGGGGAGAGGACAGTGAGGCGGATGGGGCGCTGGACACAGAACATCTTCCCTCTACAGGGCTGTTCGGGGAAAACGGCTATCTGGGAGCAGCCTTTCTGGGAGTTCCGGGAGGAAAGGAGATTAATTCTTTTGTGGCGGCTATCCTCAATGCGGCGGGGCCTGAAAAGGAACTGGATCAGAAACTGCTTAAAAAAATCGCAAAGCTCAAAAAGAAAAATGTTATCCGCGTGTTCGTGTCACTTTCCTGTCACCACTGCCAGAGTGTTGTGACAGCAGGGCAGACCCTGGCTCTTCTGAGCCCCAATGTGGAATGTACTATGGTAGATGCAAGGCTGTATCCGGATTTAGTGGAAAAGTACAAGCTCTCGAGAGTGCCGGCGATTCTGATCGGGGAAGCGATGTACATGGGAGAAAAGAGCCTGGAAGAGCTTTTAGCCCTTCTCCGGTAG
- a CDS encoding glycerol-3-phosphate responsive antiterminator, which produces MEQKLYDTVTDCPVIAAVKDEAGLEKCLSSDIQIVFVLYGDIVGIPEIVERIKEKGKFAMIHVDLISGLSGKEIAVDFLHRNTRADGIISTKLPLIRRAKELGMATVFRFFVIDSMAFDNIKKQYDAALPDFVEILPGIMPKIITRVTKMVSAPVIAGGLIGEKADIYAAIEAGAISISSTNQNTWFI; this is translated from the coding sequence ATGGAACAGAAGCTGTATGATACAGTGACAGACTGCCCGGTGATCGCGGCTGTCAAGGATGAGGCAGGGCTTGAGAAGTGCCTTAGCTCAGATATCCAGATTGTGTTTGTGCTGTATGGGGATATTGTCGGAATCCCGGAGATTGTGGAGAGGATTAAGGAAAAGGGAAAATTTGCCATGATACATGTGGATCTGATATCCGGCCTTTCAGGAAAGGAGATAGCGGTTGATTTCCTTCACCGGAATACAAGGGCCGACGGGATTATCTCCACAAAGCTGCCGCTCATCCGAAGAGCCAAGGAGCTGGGAATGGCAACGGTGTTCCGTTTCTTCGTCATTGATTCCATGGCGTTTGACAATATTAAGAAGCAGTATGATGCGGCTCTGCCGGATTTTGTGGAGATTCTTCCCGGCATTATGCCGAAAATCATAACAAGGGTTACAAAAATGGTATCCGCGCCTGTGATCGCAGGCGGTCTGATTGGGGAGAAGGCAGATATCTACGCGGCTATTGAGGCCGGAGCCATTTCCATCTCATCCACGAATCAGAACACCTGGTTTATCTGA
- a CDS encoding TetR family transcriptional regulator yields the protein MSDTKRRLAQALKELMAEKPIKKITIQDIVERSHMTRQSFYYHFQDIYEVIELICQYELIDQIAYRQEESFSHWLEHLMALIEENRWFYRKMLQEMEWDRVANHLKPAVEAQIRRLVGNMLTESETRSLSGGRELLVDFLTESVIQYIFRYVSCRKVPKEQNAQNLRELLQVCSLICAKCASSSKKSEEKYTKNRIKTA from the coding sequence ATGTCAGACACGAAAAGAAGGCTGGCCCAGGCATTGAAGGAGCTGATGGCGGAAAAGCCCATTAAAAAGATTACAATTCAGGATATCGTCGAGCGAAGCCACATGACGAGGCAGAGTTTCTACTATCACTTTCAGGACATCTATGAGGTGATCGAACTGATCTGCCAGTATGAGCTGATTGACCAGATTGCCTACCGGCAGGAGGAGAGCTTTTCACACTGGCTGGAACATCTCATGGCGCTGATAGAGGAGAACCGGTGGTTTTACAGAAAAATGCTTCAGGAGATGGAGTGGGATCGGGTTGCGAACCACCTGAAACCTGCGGTAGAGGCTCAGATTCGCCGCCTGGTGGGGAATATGCTGACAGAGAGTGAGACAAGGAGTCTTTCAGGGGGAAGAGAACTTCTTGTGGATTTTTTGACAGAATCGGTGATCCAGTACATTTTCCGATATGTATCCTGTCGGAAGGTTCCAAAGGAACAGAATGCACAGAATCTCAGGGAGCTTTTGCAGGTATGTTCGCTGATTTGCGCCAAATGTGCATCTTCGTCTAAAAAAAGCGAGGAAAAGTATACTAAAAACAGGATAAAAACAGCTTGA
- the glpK gene encoding glycerol kinase GlpK translates to MAKYVMALDAGTTSNRCILFNEKGEMCSVAQKEFTQYFPKPGWVEHNANEIWSSQLSVAVEAMAQIGATAEDIAAIGITNQRETTIVWDKETGEPVYNAIVWQCRRTSEYCDSLKEKGLTDKFREKTGLVIDAYFSGTKLKWILDNVPGVRERAEKGELLFGTVETWLIWKLTKGAVHVTDYSNASRTMLFNINTLQWDDEILAELNIPKCMLPEAKPSSCVYGESDPSWFGGPIKIGGAAGDQQSALFGQTCFNPGEAKNTYGTGCFMLMNTGEKPVFSKNGLVTTIAWGLDGKVNYALEGSIFVAGAAIQWLRDEMRLIDSSPDSEYMAKKVKDTNGCYVVPAFTGLGAPHWDQYARGTIVGITRGVNKYHIIRATLESLAYQTNDVLQAMQADSGIHLGALKVDGGASANNLLMQIQSDIIQAPVHRPKCVETTAMGAAYLAGLAVGYWASKEDVIKNWAIDRVFAPQIEAEERDKKVKGWNKAVKYSFGWAKED, encoded by the coding sequence ATGGCAAAGTATGTAATGGCATTGGACGCTGGAACTACCAGTAACAGATGTATCCTTTTTAATGAAAAGGGTGAGATGTGCAGCGTGGCGCAGAAGGAATTTACACAGTATTTCCCAAAACCAGGCTGGGTTGAGCACAATGCAAATGAGATCTGGTCCTCTCAGCTCTCCGTAGCAGTGGAGGCTATGGCTCAGATTGGTGCGACCGCAGAGGATATTGCCGCTATCGGTATTACCAACCAGCGTGAAACCACGATTGTCTGGGATAAGGAAACAGGGGAACCGGTTTACAATGCGATTGTATGGCAGTGTCGCCGTACCTCCGAATACTGTGATTCTCTTAAGGAGAAGGGGCTGACAGACAAATTCAGAGAAAAAACAGGCCTTGTCATTGATGCCTACTTCTCAGGAACCAAGTTAAAATGGATCCTGGACAATGTTCCGGGCGTGAGAGAGAGAGCTGAGAAGGGTGAACTCCTGTTCGGTACAGTGGAAACCTGGCTGATCTGGAAGCTGACAAAGGGTGCTGTCCATGTAACGGATTACTCCAACGCATCCAGAACGATGCTGTTCAATATCAACACACTGCAGTGGGATGATGAGATCCTGGCAGAGTTAAATATTCCGAAATGCATGCTTCCTGAGGCAAAGCCATCCAGCTGCGTATATGGCGAGTCGGATCCGTCCTGGTTCGGCGGCCCCATCAAGATTGGCGGCGCAGCAGGCGATCAGCAGTCCGCTCTGTTCGGACAGACCTGCTTTAACCCGGGCGAGGCAAAGAATACATATGGAACCGGCTGCTTCATGCTGATGAACACAGGCGAAAAGCCGGTATTCTCCAAGAACGGACTTGTAACTACAATCGCATGGGGACTTGACGGCAAAGTAAATTACGCCCTTGAGGGTTCCATCTTCGTTGCAGGTGCAGCGATCCAGTGGCTGAGAGATGAGATGAGACTGATCGATTCTTCCCCGGACTCTGAGTACATGGCCAAGAAGGTTAAGGATACAAACGGATGCTACGTCGTTCCGGCCTTCACGGGACTGGGCGCTCCCCACTGGGATCAGTACGCAAGAGGAACAATCGTAGGAATTACGAGAGGCGTCAACAAGTATCATATTATCCGCGCGACTCTGGAATCTCTGGCATATCAGACAAATGACGTACTGCAGGCTATGCAGGCTGATTCCGGCATTCATCTTGGAGCACTCAAGGTGGACGGCGGCGCCAGCGCCAACAATCTGCTGATGCAGATCCAGTCTGATATTATCCAGGCTCCGGTACATCGCCCGAAATGTGTAGAGACTACAGCCATGGGAGCTGCTTACCTGGCAGGCCTTGCAGTTGGCTACTGGGCAAGCAAAGAGGATGTAATTAAGAACTGGGCGATTGACCGTGTATTCGCTCCGCAGATTGAGGCTGAGGAGAGAGATAAGAAGGTCAAAGGCTGGAATAAGGCAGTGAAGTATTCCTTCGGCTGGGCGAAGGAGGATTAA